Proteins from a genomic interval of Drosophila melanogaster chromosome 2R:
- the CG17683 gene encoding uncharacterized protein, isoform E encodes MLSSSCPGWVCYAEKTHGNFLLPYVSTTRSPQQIMGVLVKQILADKMNVPASRIYHVTVMPCYDKKLEASREDFFSKANNSRDVDCVITSVEVEQLLSEAQQPLSQYDLLDLDWPWSNVRPEFMVWAHEKTLSGGYAEHIFKYAAKHIFNEDLKTELEFKQLKNRDFREIILKQNGKTVLKFAIANGFRNIQNLVQKLKREKVSNYHFVEVMACPSGCINGGAQIRPTTGQHVRELTRKLEELYQNLPRSEPENSLTKHIYNDFLDGFQSDKSYDVLHTRYHDVVSELSISLNINW; translated from the exons ATGCTTAGCTCCTCTTGTCCGGGGTGGGTTTGTTACGCGGAGAAAACACACGGAAACTTCTTATTGCCTTACGTTTCCACGACCCGATCtcctcagcaaataatgggagTGCTTGTGAAGCAAATCCTTGCCGATAAGATGAATGTTCCTGCGTCACGAATCTACCATGTGACCGTGATGCCTTGCTACGACAAGAAGCTTGAGGCCTCTCGAGAGGACTTTTTCAGCAAGGCAAATAACTCACGCGACGTAGACTGTGTAATCACTTCAG TTGAGGTGGAACAGTTGCTTAGTGAGGCTCAGCAGCCGCTGTCGCAGTACGATCTCCTTGATTTAGACTGGCCATGGTCTAATGTACGCCCAGAATTCATGGTATGGGCTCACGAGAAGACGCTATCTGGCGGTTACGCAGAACACATATTTAAGTACGCCGcaaaacatattttcaacgAAGATTTAAAAACAGAGTTGGAATTCAAACAGCTCAAAAACCGCGACTTTAGAGAAATTATACTTAAACAGAATGGCAAAACTGTCCTGAAATTTGCAATTGCTAACGGTTTCCGGAACATACAAAACTTGGTACAAAAACTGAAGCGTGAAAAGGTATCAAATTACCACTTTGTTGAGGTAATGGCCTGTCCCTCGGGCTGTATAAACGGAGGAGCACAAATACGTCCCACTACCGGACAGCACGTTCGCGAGCTTACCCGGAAACTGGAGGAATTATACCAGAATCTTCCACGGTCCGAACCCGAAAACTCCTTAACAAAACATATTTACAATGACTTTTTAGACGGCTTTCAAAGTGATAAATCATATGACGTGCTGCACACCCGTTACCATGATGTAGTATCTGAGCTCAGTATATCGCTTAATATAAATTGGTAA
- the CG17683 gene encoding uncharacterized protein, isoform A, translating into MSRLSRALQLTDIDDFITPSQICIKPVQIDKARSKTGAKIKIKGDGCFEESESGNLKLNKVDISLQDCLACSGCITSAEEVLITQQSREELLKVLQENSKNKASEDWDNVRTIVFTLATQPILSLAYRYQIGVEDAARHLNGYFRSLGADYVLSTKVADDIALLECRQEFVDRYRENENLTMLSSSCPGWVCYAEKTHGNFLLPYVSTTRSPQQIMGVLVKQILADKMNVPASRIYHVTVMPCYDKKLEASREDFFSKANNSRDVDCVITSVEVEQLLSEAQQPLSQYDLLDLDWPWSNVRPEFMVWAHEKTLSGGYAEHIFKYAAKHIFNEDLKTELEFKQLKNRDFREIILKQNGKTVLKFAIANGFRNIQNLVQKLKREKVSNYHFVEVMACPSGCINGGAQIRPTTGQHVRELTRKLEELYQNLPRSEPENSLTKHIYNDFLDGFQSDKSYDVLHTRYHDVVSELSISLNINW; encoded by the exons ATGTCGAGGTTGAGCAGAGCGCTGCAGCTTACAGATATAGATGATTTTATTACGCCCTCACAG ATATGCATTAAGCCCGTGCAAATAGATAAGGCAAGGTCAAAGACTGGGGCAAAGATAAAGATAAAAGGTGACGGCTGCTTTGAGGAATCAGAG AGTGGAAATCTAAAACTTAATAAAGTTGATATTTCTCTGCAAGACTGTCTTGCGTGTTCTGGTTGCATCACTTCAGCTGAAGAAGTCCTTATCACGCAGCAGAGCCGAGAAGAGTTGCTTAAGGTCCTTCAAGAGAATTCAAAGAATAAGGCCTCTGAAGACTGGGATAACGTGCGTACGATCGTGTTCACCCTTGCCACCCAGCCTATACTAAGCTTAGCCTATCGCTATCAGATAGGTGTGGAGGATGCTGCCCGTCATCTTAATGGGTATTTTCGCAGTTTGGGTGCCGACTATGTTTTGTCCACTAAGGTGGCGGACGATATTGCGCTGCTCGAATGTCGTCAAGAATTTGTAGATAGGTACCGCGAAAATGAGAACTTGACCATGCTTAGCTCCTCTTGTCCGGGGTGGGTTTGTTACGCGGAGAAAACACACGGAAACTTCTTATTGCCTTACGTTTCCACGACCCGATCtcctcagcaaataatgggagTGCTTGTGAAGCAAATCCTTGCCGATAAGATGAATGTTCCTGCGTCACGAATCTACCATGTGACCGTGATGCCTTGCTACGACAAGAAGCTTGAGGCCTCTCGAGAGGACTTTTTCAGCAAGGCAAATAACTCACGCGACGTAGACTGTGTAATCACTTCAG TTGAGGTGGAACAGTTGCTTAGTGAGGCTCAGCAGCCGCTGTCGCAGTACGATCTCCTTGATTTAGACTGGCCATGGTCTAATGTACGCCCAGAATTCATGGTATGGGCTCACGAGAAGACGCTATCTGGCGGTTACGCAGAACACATATTTAAGTACGCCGcaaaacatattttcaacgAAGATTTAAAAACAGAGTTGGAATTCAAACAGCTCAAAAACCGCGACTTTAGAGAAATTATACTTAAACAGAATGGCAAAACTGTCCTGAAATTTGCAATTGCTAACGGTTTCCGGAACATACAAAACTTGGTACAAAAACTGAAGCGTGAAAAGGTATCAAATTACCACTTTGTTGAGGTAATGGCCTGTCCCTCGGGCTGTATAAACGGAGGAGCACAAATACGTCCCACTACCGGACAGCACGTTCGCGAGCTTACCCGGAAACTGGAGGAATTATACCAGAATCTTCCACGGTCCGAACCCGAAAACTCCTTAACAAAACATATTTACAATGACTTTTTAGACGGCTTTCAAAGTGATAAATCATATGACGTGCTGCACACCCGTTACCATGATGTAGTATCTGAGCTCAGTATATCGCTTAATATAAATTGGTAA
- the CG17683 gene encoding uncharacterized protein, isoform C has translation MSRLSRALQLTDIDDFITPSQPVQIDKARSKTGAKIKIKGDGCFEESESGNLKLNKVDISLQDCLACSGCITSAEEVLITQQSREELLKVLQENSKNKASEDWDNVRTIVFTLATQPILSLAYRYQIGVEDAARHLNGYFRSLGADYVLSTKVADDIALLECRQEFVDRYRENENLTMLSSSCPGWVCYAEKTHGNFLLPYVSTTRSPQQIMGVLVKQILADKMNVPASRIYHVTVMPCYDKKLEASREDFFSKANNSRDVDCVITSVEVEQLLSEAQQPLSQYDLLDLDWPWSNVRPEFMVWAHEKTLSGGYAEHIFKYAAKHIFNEDLKTELEFKQLKNRDFREIILKQNGKTVLKFAIANGFRNIQNLVQKLKREKVSNYHFVEVMACPSGCINGGAQIRPTTGQHVRELTRKLEELYQNLPRSEPENSLTKHIYNDFLDGFQSDKSYDVLHTRYHDVVSELSISLNINW, from the exons ATGTCGAGGTTGAGCAGAGCGCTGCAGCTTACAGATATAGATGATTTTATTACGCCCTCACAG CCCGTGCAAATAGATAAGGCAAGGTCAAAGACTGGGGCAAAGATAAAGATAAAAGGTGACGGCTGCTTTGAGGAATCAGAG AGTGGAAATCTAAAACTTAATAAAGTTGATATTTCTCTGCAAGACTGTCTTGCGTGTTCTGGTTGCATCACTTCAGCTGAAGAAGTCCTTATCACGCAGCAGAGCCGAGAAGAGTTGCTTAAGGTCCTTCAAGAGAATTCAAAGAATAAGGCCTCTGAAGACTGGGATAACGTGCGTACGATCGTGTTCACCCTTGCCACCCAGCCTATACTAAGCTTAGCCTATCGCTATCAGATAGGTGTGGAGGATGCTGCCCGTCATCTTAATGGGTATTTTCGCAGTTTGGGTGCCGACTATGTTTTGTCCACTAAGGTGGCGGACGATATTGCGCTGCTCGAATGTCGTCAAGAATTTGTAGATAGGTACCGCGAAAATGAGAACTTGACCATGCTTAGCTCCTCTTGTCCGGGGTGGGTTTGTTACGCGGAGAAAACACACGGAAACTTCTTATTGCCTTACGTTTCCACGACCCGATCtcctcagcaaataatgggagTGCTTGTGAAGCAAATCCTTGCCGATAAGATGAATGTTCCTGCGTCACGAATCTACCATGTGACCGTGATGCCTTGCTACGACAAGAAGCTTGAGGCCTCTCGAGAGGACTTTTTCAGCAAGGCAAATAACTCACGCGACGTAGACTGTGTAATCACTTCAG TTGAGGTGGAACAGTTGCTTAGTGAGGCTCAGCAGCCGCTGTCGCAGTACGATCTCCTTGATTTAGACTGGCCATGGTCTAATGTACGCCCAGAATTCATGGTATGGGCTCACGAGAAGACGCTATCTGGCGGTTACGCAGAACACATATTTAAGTACGCCGcaaaacatattttcaacgAAGATTTAAAAACAGAGTTGGAATTCAAACAGCTCAAAAACCGCGACTTTAGAGAAATTATACTTAAACAGAATGGCAAAACTGTCCTGAAATTTGCAATTGCTAACGGTTTCCGGAACATACAAAACTTGGTACAAAAACTGAAGCGTGAAAAGGTATCAAATTACCACTTTGTTGAGGTAATGGCCTGTCCCTCGGGCTGTATAAACGGAGGAGCACAAATACGTCCCACTACCGGACAGCACGTTCGCGAGCTTACCCGGAAACTGGAGGAATTATACCAGAATCTTCCACGGTCCGAACCCGAAAACTCCTTAACAAAACATATTTACAATGACTTTTTAGACGGCTTTCAAAGTGATAAATCATATGACGTGCTGCACACCCGTTACCATGATGTAGTATCTGAGCTCAGTATATCGCTTAATATAAATTGGTAA
- the CG17683 gene encoding uncharacterized protein, isoform D, with the protein MVSLQSGNLKLNKVDISLQDCLACSGCITSAEEVLITQQSREELLKVLQENSKNKASEDWDNVRTIVFTLATQPILSLAYRYQIGVEDAARHLNGYFRSLGADYVLSTKVADDIALLECRQEFVDRYRENENLTMLSSSCPGWVCYAEKTHGNFLLPYVSTTRSPQQIMGVLVKQILADKMNVPASRIYHVTVMPCYDKKLEASREDFFSKANNSRDVDCVITSVEVEQLLSEAQQPLSQYDLLDLDWPWSNVRPEFMVWAHEKTLSGGYAEHIFKYAAKHIFNEDLKTELEFKQLKNRDFREIILKQNGKTVLKFAIANGFRNIQNLVQKLKREKVSNYHFVEVMACPSGCINGGAQIRPTTGQHVRELTRKLEELYQNLPRSEPENSLTKHIYNDFLDGFQSDKSYDVLHTRYHDVVSELSISLNINW; encoded by the exons ATGGTTTCGTTACAGAGTGGAAATCTAAAACTTAATAAAGTTGATATTTCTCTGCAAGACTGTCTTGCGTGTTCTGGTTGCATCACTTCAGCTGAAGAAGTCCTTATCACGCAGCAGAGCCGAGAAGAGTTGCTTAAGGTCCTTCAAGAGAATTCAAAGAATAAGGCCTCTGAAGACTGGGATAACGTGCGTACGATCGTGTTCACCCTTGCCACCCAGCCTATACTAAGCTTAGCCTATCGCTATCAGATAGGTGTGGAGGATGCTGCCCGTCATCTTAATGGGTATTTTCGCAGTTTGGGTGCCGACTATGTTTTGTCCACTAAGGTGGCGGACGATATTGCGCTGCTCGAATGTCGTCAAGAATTTGTAGATAGGTACCGCGAAAATGAGAACTTGACCATGCTTAGCTCCTCTTGTCCGGGGTGGGTTTGTTACGCGGAGAAAACACACGGAAACTTCTTATTGCCTTACGTTTCCACGACCCGATCtcctcagcaaataatgggagTGCTTGTGAAGCAAATCCTTGCCGATAAGATGAATGTTCCTGCGTCACGAATCTACCATGTGACCGTGATGCCTTGCTACGACAAGAAGCTTGAGGCCTCTCGAGAGGACTTTTTCAGCAAGGCAAATAACTCACGCGACGTAGACTGTGTAATCACTTCAG TTGAGGTGGAACAGTTGCTTAGTGAGGCTCAGCAGCCGCTGTCGCAGTACGATCTCCTTGATTTAGACTGGCCATGGTCTAATGTACGCCCAGAATTCATGGTATGGGCTCACGAGAAGACGCTATCTGGCGGTTACGCAGAACACATATTTAAGTACGCCGcaaaacatattttcaacgAAGATTTAAAAACAGAGTTGGAATTCAAACAGCTCAAAAACCGCGACTTTAGAGAAATTATACTTAAACAGAATGGCAAAACTGTCCTGAAATTTGCAATTGCTAACGGTTTCCGGAACATACAAAACTTGGTACAAAAACTGAAGCGTGAAAAGGTATCAAATTACCACTTTGTTGAGGTAATGGCCTGTCCCTCGGGCTGTATAAACGGAGGAGCACAAATACGTCCCACTACCGGACAGCACGTTCGCGAGCTTACCCGGAAACTGGAGGAATTATACCAGAATCTTCCACGGTCCGAACCCGAAAACTCCTTAACAAAACATATTTACAATGACTTTTTAGACGGCTTTCAAAGTGATAAATCATATGACGTGCTGCACACCCGTTACCATGATGTAGTATCTGAGCTCAGTATATCGCTTAATATAAATTGGTAA